Proteins encoded in a region of the Stieleria neptunia genome:
- the rpoB gene encoding DNA-directed RNA polymerase subunit beta, whose protein sequence is MAVTSQRRLIPTTVRHFGTDLGGFELPDLTALQTASYKEFLQEDVNSLTREDKGLESVLREIFPIASYDGNITLEYLRYELGKPRYTSQECRQLRLTYGMPLRIWLRLNREEPHEEEVYLGDMPIMMGGGEFIINGAERVVVSQLHRSPGVDFVWDTDTTTDRKLPSCRVIPERGSWVEFNVTKKDALTVRIDQSGKFAATTLLRAMDPKYSTDADILQAFYPTRTEKLSSVKSAAKIEGKIAVDDVVFPSGSERAGEIIIEAAHRITKEIAEGICVAGVTSIQCMDAPRVPVIFNTLMEDNTASHEEALLRIYQRLRPGNPPQLEKARVLFEEKFYDDNRYRLGKVGRFRLNRKLGLGVSESVMTLRPDDIIESIRYLIELFDPDSAAEIDDIDHLGNRRLRTIDELACEELRKGFLKLRRTVQERMSVKDAQDMTPRSLINPKSVSAAIDYFFGRGELSQVVDQTNPLSQLTHERRLSALGPGGLNRKRAGFEVRDVHISHYGRICPIETPEGTNIGLISSLAIYAGVDDYGFLITPYRCVKEGVVTDEVVWLRADEENEAYVAPADTEVKDKALVPGPNLIARVRSDFKIVQPNQVNYMDVAPSQMVGVSAGLIPFLEHDDANRALMGSNMQRQAVPLLVAEPPIVGTGMERQVARNSAMVVRARRAGKVTYVDSSRIEIGSDHYELKKYQGLNERTCQNQKPLVRLGDDVTQGQIIADGAATRDGELALGRNVLVGFMSFDGFNYEDAIIISEELVRNDTYTSIHIEDFDVEIRETKLGREEFTRDIPNVSEKALRNLDENGIVQVGTYVKPGDILVGKVSPKSKTELTPEEKLLHAIFGRAGEDVKNDSLEVPSGIEGIVIDTHKFSRRMSLSEDERKEFERELKEVEASGNTEIASTFESLVRDLEDAAGAKLKDSTGTPLADGQDPKFVAERAIAFRLDHIMDQVKGEDKQEAVQKVFDTQWSNVEVAIDLRDRKLNSMKRGDELRSGVLQMAKVYIATKRVISVGDKMAGRHGNKGVIAKILPVADMPFLPDGTPLQILLNPLGVPSRMNVGQILETHLGWAGAKLGFQSITPVFNGASEEDINEALDEAGLPRHGKVRLSDGRTGEPMEQETTVGYIYMLKLHHLVDDKVHARSTGPYSLITQQPLGGKARFGGQRFGEMEVWALEAYGAAYILQELLTVKSDDVEGRTKIYESMVKGENTLEAGTPASFDVLTNEIRGLALNMQLEKRPI, encoded by the coding sequence ATGGCAGTTACGTCCCAGCGTCGTCTGATCCCCACAACCGTACGTCACTTTGGAACCGATCTGGGTGGCTTTGAGCTGCCTGATCTGACCGCCTTGCAGACGGCTTCCTACAAGGAATTCTTGCAAGAAGACGTCAACTCACTCACTCGCGAAGACAAAGGGCTTGAAAGCGTCCTGCGAGAAATTTTCCCGATCGCCAGCTATGACGGGAACATCACGCTTGAGTACCTGCGTTACGAGCTCGGGAAGCCGCGCTACACGAGCCAGGAATGTCGGCAGTTGCGTCTGACCTATGGGATGCCGCTGCGGATTTGGCTGCGGCTGAATCGTGAAGAGCCCCACGAGGAAGAGGTCTACTTGGGCGACATGCCGATCATGATGGGTGGCGGCGAATTCATCATCAATGGTGCCGAGCGTGTCGTTGTCAGCCAGCTTCACCGTTCGCCCGGCGTCGATTTTGTCTGGGACACGGACACGACGACCGACCGCAAATTGCCTTCGTGCCGGGTGATCCCCGAACGCGGCAGTTGGGTGGAGTTCAACGTGACGAAGAAAGACGCGTTGACGGTCCGCATCGACCAGAGCGGGAAGTTCGCCGCGACGACCTTGTTGCGGGCGATGGATCCGAAGTACTCGACCGACGCCGATATTTTGCAAGCGTTTTACCCGACCCGCACCGAGAAGCTCTCCAGCGTCAAGAGCGCCGCGAAGATCGAAGGCAAGATCGCGGTCGACGACGTCGTCTTCCCCAGCGGTTCCGAACGGGCCGGTGAAATCATCATCGAAGCCGCCCACCGGATCACCAAAGAGATTGCCGAAGGGATCTGCGTCGCCGGTGTGACGAGCATCCAGTGCATGGACGCCCCCCGGGTTCCGGTGATCTTCAACACGCTGATGGAAGACAACACCGCCAGCCACGAAGAAGCGTTGCTGCGGATCTACCAGCGGCTGCGTCCGGGCAACCCGCCGCAGTTGGAAAAGGCGCGTGTGTTGTTCGAAGAGAAGTTTTACGACGACAACCGCTACCGTCTCGGCAAGGTCGGCCGTTTCCGTTTGAATCGCAAGCTCGGATTGGGCGTCAGCGAATCGGTGATGACGCTGCGACCGGACGACATCATCGAATCGATTCGCTACCTGATCGAGCTGTTCGACCCGGACAGCGCCGCCGAAATCGACGACATCGATCACCTGGGCAACCGCCGGCTGCGAACGATCGACGAACTCGCTTGCGAAGAACTCCGCAAGGGATTCTTGAAACTGCGCCGCACGGTGCAGGAGCGGATGAGTGTCAAAGATGCCCAAGACATGACGCCGCGATCGTTGATCAACCCCAAGAGCGTCTCCGCGGCGATCGATTATTTCTTCGGCCGCGGCGAGCTGTCTCAGGTCGTCGACCAGACCAACCCGCTCAGCCAACTGACGCACGAACGACGGCTGTCGGCACTCGGCCCGGGTGGTTTGAACCGAAAACGAGCCGGTTTCGAAGTTCGCGACGTGCACATTTCACACTACGGACGGATCTGCCCGATCGAGACGCCGGAAGGCACGAACATCGGTCTGATCAGCTCGTTGGCGATCTACGCCGGTGTCGATGACTACGGTTTCTTGATCACCCCGTATCGCTGCGTCAAAGAGGGCGTGGTGACCGACGAAGTGGTGTGGTTGCGGGCCGACGAGGAAAACGAAGCCTATGTGGCTCCGGCCGATACCGAGGTGAAAGACAAGGCGTTGGTCCCCGGACCGAACTTGATCGCCCGGGTCCGCAGTGACTTTAAGATCGTCCAGCCCAACCAGGTCAACTACATGGACGTCGCGCCGAGCCAGATGGTGGGCGTTTCGGCCGGTCTGATTCCGTTTTTGGAGCACGACGACGCCAACCGCGCGTTGATGGGGTCGAACATGCAGCGGCAAGCCGTTCCGTTGCTGGTCGCCGAGCCGCCGATCGTCGGCACCGGGATGGAACGCCAGGTCGCACGCAACAGTGCGATGGTGGTGCGTGCCCGCCGCGCCGGCAAAGTTACCTACGTCGATTCCAGCCGGATCGAAATCGGCAGCGATCACTACGAGCTGAAGAAGTACCAGGGGCTCAACGAACGCACCTGCCAAAACCAAAAGCCGTTGGTGCGGCTGGGCGATGACGTCACCCAAGGTCAAATCATCGCCGATGGTGCCGCGACCCGCGACGGGGAACTTGCCCTGGGGCGGAACGTCCTGGTCGGGTTCATGTCCTTCGACGGATTCAACTACGAAGACGCGATCATCATCAGCGAAGAACTGGTGCGGAACGACACCTACACGTCGATTCACATCGAAGACTTTGACGTCGAAATCCGCGAAACCAAACTCGGCCGCGAAGAGTTCACGCGGGACATCCCCAACGTCAGCGAAAAAGCGCTTCGCAACCTGGACGAAAACGGCATCGTCCAAGTCGGGACGTACGTCAAGCCGGGCGACATCCTGGTCGGCAAGGTCAGTCCGAAAAGCAAGACCGAACTGACGCCGGAAGAGAAGTTGCTGCACGCGATCTTTGGTCGCGCCGGTGAAGACGTCAAAAACGACTCGTTGGAAGTTCCTTCGGGCATCGAAGGCATCGTGATCGACACGCACAAGTTCTCCCGGCGGATGAGTCTGTCCGAAGACGAGCGAAAGGAGTTTGAGCGTGAATTGAAAGAGGTCGAAGCGTCCGGCAACACGGAAATCGCCAGCACGTTCGAATCGCTGGTCCGCGACCTGGAAGACGCCGCCGGTGCGAAGCTGAAAGATTCGACCGGAACGCCACTGGCCGACGGCCAGGATCCGAAGTTCGTCGCCGAACGCGCGATCGCGTTCCGGCTGGATCACATCATGGATCAGGTCAAGGGCGAAGACAAACAGGAAGCGGTCCAGAAGGTTTTCGACACCCAATGGTCCAACGTTGAAGTCGCGATCGATCTTCGTGACCGAAAGCTCAACAGCATGAAGCGGGGTGACGAACTTCGCAGCGGCGTGTTGCAGATGGCCAAGGTTTACATCGCCACCAAACGCGTGATCAGCGTCGGTGACAAGATGGCCGGCCGACACGGAAACAAGGGTGTGATCGCCAAGATCTTGCCGGTCGCCGACATGCCGTTTTTGCCTGACGGAACGCCGCTGCAAATCCTGCTCAATCCGCTGGGCGTTCCCAGTCGGATGAACGTCGGTCAGATTCTCGAGACGCACCTGGGATGGGCCGGAGCGAAACTGGGTTTCCAGTCCATCACGCCGGTCTTCAACGGTGCCAGCGAAGAAGACATCAACGAAGCCTTGGACGAGGCGGGGTTGCCGCGTCACGGGAAAGTCCGCTTGAGCGACGGTCGCACGGGCGAACCGATGGAGCAGGAGACGACGGTCGGCTACATCTATATGTTGAAACTGCACCACCTGGTCGACGACAAGGTTCACGCACGAAGCACCGGTCCGTATTCGTTGATCACCCAACAACCGCTCGGCGGAAAGGCACGCTTCGGCGGCCAGCGTTTCGGCGAGATGGAAGTCTGGGCGTTGGAAGCCTACGGTGCCGCGTACATCCTGCAAGAACTGTTGACCGTCAAGAGCGACGACGTGGAAGGCCGTACCAAGATTTACGAATCGATGGTCAAGGGAGAAAACACGCTGGAAGCCGGTACGCCGGCCAGCTTCGACGTCTTGACCAACGAGATCCGCGGCTTGGCGCTAAACATGCAGCTTGAAAAGAGACCGATTTAG
- a CDS encoding DUF1501 domain-containing protein: protein MTASPPASNRHHLSRRDVNSQATRASWDDRGDGDNVVRFDRRGFLGTGGIGFGSIALAALLGDESGAATAGPHFAPRAKHVIYLHMIGAPSQLDLFQEKPELVKRHNQPCPPEVTKGRDFAFIGKTSTLAGSPWKFSQHGQCGHTMSELWPHLSGVADELAFIHSMHTDEINHAPAQMFLHSGFGRGGRPSFGSWVSYGLGSENKDLPGYVVMLSGPAGGAGTSMWSPGFLPSIYQGIQFRSKGDPVLFLSNPDGRSMQDRRQVLDAVGELNEQQRLATGDEEIATRISQYEMSYRMQMSVPELMSLDGETEETLALYGAEPGSASFANNCLLARRLVERGVRLIELYDSDWDHHGNIETRLPEKCRQTDRPIAALIGDLKRRGLLNETLIIWGSEFGRTPLNQGSSKGQGLSGRDHHKDAFTCWLAGGGVKGGVGYGKTDEFGMDVVQDGVHVHDLNATVLHLLGLDHERLTYRYQGREFRLTDVEGRIVRELLA, encoded by the coding sequence ATGACCGCGTCACCGCCTGCATCGAATCGTCATCACCTGTCGCGTCGCGATGTGAATTCCCAGGCCACCCGGGCCAGCTGGGACGACAGGGGCGACGGGGATAACGTCGTCCGGTTCGACCGGCGTGGGTTTCTCGGCACCGGCGGGATCGGATTTGGTTCGATCGCGCTGGCTGCACTGCTGGGTGACGAGTCGGGCGCCGCGACCGCCGGTCCGCACTTTGCGCCCCGCGCCAAGCACGTGATTTACCTGCACATGATCGGGGCGCCGTCGCAGTTGGATTTGTTCCAGGAAAAGCCCGAGCTTGTCAAGCGACACAACCAGCCTTGTCCACCGGAGGTCACCAAGGGGCGCGATTTTGCGTTCATCGGCAAGACGTCCACGCTGGCCGGTTCACCGTGGAAGTTTTCTCAACACGGCCAATGCGGTCACACGATGAGCGAGTTGTGGCCGCACCTCAGCGGTGTCGCTGACGAATTGGCGTTCATTCATTCCATGCACACCGACGAAATCAACCACGCGCCGGCTCAGATGTTTTTGCACTCCGGTTTCGGTCGGGGCGGGCGGCCCAGTTTTGGTTCCTGGGTCAGTTATGGGCTCGGTTCGGAAAATAAAGATCTGCCCGGGTACGTGGTGATGCTCAGCGGTCCGGCCGGCGGGGCGGGCACCAGCATGTGGTCGCCCGGCTTTCTACCGAGTATCTACCAGGGCATTCAATTTCGATCCAAGGGCGATCCGGTGTTGTTCCTTTCCAACCCCGACGGCCGTTCGATGCAAGATCGCCGTCAAGTCCTGGACGCGGTGGGGGAACTCAACGAGCAGCAACGCTTGGCGACCGGGGACGAGGAGATCGCGACGCGGATCAGCCAGTATGAAATGTCGTATCGGATGCAAATGTCGGTCCCCGAACTGATGAGTCTGGACGGGGAGACGGAGGAGACGTTGGCGTTGTACGGCGCCGAACCGGGCAGCGCGTCCTTTGCCAACAACTGTTTGCTGGCCAGGCGCCTGGTCGAGCGTGGTGTCCGATTGATCGAGCTTTACGATTCCGATTGGGACCATCACGGCAACATTGAAACGCGTCTGCCGGAGAAATGTCGGCAGACCGATCGTCCGATTGCCGCGTTGATCGGCGATCTCAAGCGACGCGGTTTGCTGAACGAGACGTTGATCATCTGGGGATCCGAATTCGGACGCACGCCCTTGAACCAGGGCAGCAGCAAGGGGCAGGGGTTGTCCGGCAGGGATCACCATAAAGACGCGTTCACGTGCTGGTTGGCCGGCGGCGGGGTCAAGGGCGGCGTCGGCTATGGCAAGACCGATGAATTCGGCATGGATGTGGTCCAGGACGGCGTGCACGTTCATGATCTCAACGCCACCGTGTTGCACCTGTTGGGGCTCGATCACGAGCGACTGACCTATCGCTACCAGGGGCGAGAATTCCGCCTGACGGATGTGGAAGGGCGGATCGTCCGCGAACTGCTCGCGTAG
- a CDS encoding DUF5658 family protein produces the protein MDRSTYGFRFAWLGLLAGLLGVGLSAGTAWAQPADESPDDSSGKQGFIFLDGQYLPAPYEVELTEDTLMINGREFQADAFDLSEYKGWEPDRDSRFGRRRPRWARESRETPGDSQVLRVNYSEGSRRFRETPETSSADRLRRFFQDVQTVRFGMILVLDSGEKPLLLYPGQGGMDLIRALRASDGTAAANQISSQLAGGNATWDRLLTEFQPTAEFNARADAKLERFDRAGVDAERVTAATQWISKISYPLTVFAMAVVVLGFGHLLSNRPKIESSGGDPTDWSNHRKVVGQSLLIVALLSVVDLIWTLGTADSGVMRELNPLGSGMIAEPVRLFLFKATVTGVSIAILYRLHRRPIAQVASWWCCLLLTLLTARWVMFQSMFL, from the coding sequence ATGGATCGCTCAACGTATGGCTTTCGTTTTGCGTGGTTAGGCCTGCTCGCGGGACTGCTGGGGGTCGGGCTGTCGGCCGGCACGGCGTGGGCTCAGCCCGCCGACGAAAGCCCGGACGATAGCTCGGGAAAGCAAGGCTTCATCTTCTTGGACGGGCAGTATTTGCCGGCGCCCTACGAAGTTGAATTGACGGAGGACACGTTGATGATCAACGGGCGTGAATTCCAGGCCGATGCGTTCGACCTGTCCGAATACAAGGGTTGGGAACCGGATCGCGACTCGCGTTTCGGCCGGCGGCGACCGCGTTGGGCGCGAGAGTCTCGGGAGACGCCCGGTGACTCGCAGGTCTTGCGGGTCAATTACTCCGAAGGCAGCAGGCGCTTCCGCGAAACCCCGGAAACCTCCTCCGCCGACCGCTTGCGACGGTTCTTTCAAGATGTCCAAACGGTCCGATTCGGGATGATCCTTGTCCTCGATTCGGGAGAAAAGCCACTGCTGCTCTATCCCGGGCAGGGAGGGATGGATCTGATTCGAGCCTTGCGTGCCTCCGACGGCACGGCAGCGGCGAACCAAATTTCCAGCCAACTGGCAGGGGGGAACGCGACCTGGGATCGATTGTTGACCGAATTCCAGCCGACGGCGGAGTTCAATGCACGTGCCGATGCGAAGCTGGAGCGCTTCGATCGAGCGGGAGTCGATGCCGAGCGTGTGACCGCGGCGACTCAGTGGATTTCGAAGATCTCGTACCCGCTGACGGTGTTCGCCATGGCCGTGGTGGTGCTCGGCTTTGGGCACTTGTTGTCCAACCGTCCCAAAATCGAGAGTTCGGGGGGCGATCCGACCGATTGGTCCAATCATCGCAAGGTGGTGGGGCAATCGCTATTGATTGTCGCGTTGCTGTCGGTGGTGGACTTGATCTGGACGTTGGGGACCGCGGACTCTGGGGTGATGCGTGAGCTCAATCCGTTGGGCAGCGGGATGATCGCCGAACCGGTTCGATTGTTCCTGTTCAAGGCGACGGTGACGGGGGTGTCGATCGCGATTTTGTATCGGCTGCATCGACGGCCGATTGCCCAGGTGGCGTCCTGGTGGTGTTGTCTGTTGCTGACGCTGTTGACGGCGCGTTGGGTGATGTTTCAGTCGATGTTTCTGTAG
- the rpoC gene encoding DNA-directed RNA polymerase subunit beta', giving the protein MSIGETSNYDRINDYASVRISLARPQDIKSWSFGEVKKPETINYRTYRPEKDGLFCERIFGPEKDWECACGKYRGMKYKGMICDRCGVKVTHSRVRRKRMGHIDLAAPVVHIWFFKAMPSRLGNLLNMKTSSLEKVIYFQDYVVVDPGQTDLEHQQLLTEEEFRAARQQYGPGTFEADMGAEAVRKLLNQLDLVQLSEQLRIELDETGSKQKKKDLTNRLKIVESIRDSDNRPEWMVLDVIPVIPPDLRPLVLLDSGNFATSDLNDLYRRIINRNNRLRKLVDLNAPEVIIRNEKRMLQQSVDALFDNNRCKRPVLGSSNRPLKSLTDMIKGKQGRFRENLLGKRVDYSARSVIVVGPRLKLHQCGLPKKIALELYQPFIIRRLKELGHADTIKSAKKMLERKDEEVWDILEQVITNHPVLLNRAPTLHRMGIQAFEPTLVEGNAINLHPLVCKGFNADFDGDQMAVHLPLSIEAQVEAHTLMMSTNNVFAPSNGKPIMSPSQDIVMGCYYMTCELPDRKGEGMTFAGYDEVEFAYAQGIVDLHAKIKMRLPKHQRLKTEENDAKYGAIIETTPGRVRFNEMLPDGMDFYNRAMRSGDLASAISDCYQRLGRRPTIHLLDDMMQMGFRESTRSGLSFATDDLVTPESKVGFIKEAEKEVMRLKKAYDRGQMADDERYNMVLDEWTKARELITTDMMAAMESDVRKGGWYINPVFLMSHSGARGGIAQIRQLAGMRGLMAKPTGEIIETPIKANFREGLSVLEYFSSTHGARKGLADTALKTADSGYLTRKLADVAQNVVITMDDCGTTQGITKGVVYRGEKVEVRLADSINGRVSRKSIVNPVTDEVVVGESEMITPEIARKIEQMGLEKLQVRSPMTCDAPLGVCRRCYGMDMSTGAMVEEGMAVGIIAAQSIGEPGTQLTMRTFHIGGSVSKAMQESDIKSKKAGEVRLTRIRAVENAEGRKVVLTRNGEIALVDDRGREFESYPIPTGSMLMVEDGQKVKPGETLCEWNPYSVPILSEVSGKVRFEDIVEGETVRSEKEASGKMRMVVVDHKGDLHPQIVVEDNTGKALNVQFLPEKATISVVDGQDIVPGNVLAEMPRDSGGVSDITGGLPRVTEIFEARKPKDPAIIAEVDGEVEIMPEKKRGKTTVIVRSESGIEREHLIPTGKHFLVHTGDMVKAGQSIVDGPLVPHDILRVSGEEAVQQYLLHEIQQVYQSQKVEINDKHCEIIIARMLRKVKVESPGDTSLLPGLVIDRFQFRHANQELSKCIKIANAGDSDYTEGMIIPKDLFEETNAKIEAEGGTPMKGKRPKKATASTQLLGITKAAVQSNSFISAASFQETTKVLTEAALAGKVDKLVGLKENVILGHLIPAGTGFRLFQESEVNYRREALEALAEAPVQSLEEQFPLLEAGDDVLGPGSPVDQGSSEAEAAMQQLMNDPTPATPDSDASGQPPVSDGDGGTVLGE; this is encoded by the coding sequence ATGTCGATTGGCGAAACCAGCAACTACGATCGCATCAACGATTACGCGTCGGTCCGAATCTCTTTGGCCCGGCCGCAGGACATCAAGAGCTGGTCGTTTGGTGAAGTCAAAAAACCGGAAACGATCAACTACCGGACCTATCGCCCCGAAAAAGACGGACTGTTCTGCGAGCGAATTTTCGGACCGGAAAAGGACTGGGAATGTGCCTGCGGCAAGTACCGGGGCATGAAGTACAAGGGCATGATCTGCGACCGCTGTGGCGTCAAAGTCACGCACAGTCGCGTTCGCCGGAAACGCATGGGGCACATCGATCTGGCCGCCCCGGTCGTCCACATCTGGTTCTTCAAAGCGATGCCGTCACGTTTGGGCAACCTGCTCAACATGAAGACCAGTTCGCTTGAGAAAGTGATCTATTTCCAGGATTACGTCGTCGTCGATCCGGGCCAGACCGACCTGGAACATCAGCAATTGCTGACCGAAGAAGAATTCCGCGCCGCACGCCAACAGTACGGACCGGGAACCTTTGAAGCCGACATGGGGGCCGAAGCGGTTCGCAAGCTGCTGAACCAATTGGACCTGGTTCAACTGTCCGAGCAATTGCGGATCGAGCTGGATGAAACCGGCAGCAAGCAGAAGAAAAAGGATCTGACGAACCGTTTGAAGATCGTCGAATCAATCCGCGACAGCGACAACCGCCCCGAGTGGATGGTGCTGGACGTGATCCCGGTGATCCCCCCGGACTTGCGTCCGTTGGTTCTGTTGGACAGCGGGAACTTTGCGACCAGCGATTTGAATGACCTGTATCGACGGATCATCAACCGCAACAATCGGCTGCGAAAGTTGGTCGATTTGAACGCGCCGGAAGTGATCATTCGCAACGAAAAGCGAATGCTGCAGCAATCCGTCGACGCGTTGTTTGACAACAACCGTTGCAAGCGTCCGGTGCTGGGTTCGTCCAACCGGCCGCTGAAATCGTTGACCGACATGATCAAGGGGAAACAAGGTCGTTTCCGTGAGAACCTGCTCGGCAAGCGAGTCGATTATTCGGCACGGAGTGTGATCGTCGTCGGCCCGCGACTGAAACTGCACCAATGTGGTCTGCCCAAAAAGATCGCGTTGGAACTGTACCAGCCGTTCATCATCCGCCGCTTGAAGGAACTTGGTCACGCCGACACGATCAAGTCGGCCAAAAAGATGCTCGAGCGCAAGGACGAAGAGGTCTGGGACATTCTGGAACAGGTCATCACCAACCACCCCGTGCTGCTCAACCGGGCCCCGACGTTGCACCGGATGGGGATCCAGGCGTTCGAGCCGACCTTGGTCGAAGGCAACGCGATCAACTTGCACCCGCTGGTCTGCAAGGGATTCAACGCCGACTTCGACGGCGACCAGATGGCCGTCCACTTGCCGCTTTCGATCGAAGCCCAAGTCGAAGCGCACACGTTGATGATGAGTACGAACAACGTGTTCGCGCCGTCCAACGGAAAACCGATCATGAGTCCGTCGCAGGACATCGTGATGGGTTGCTACTACATGACGTGCGAGTTGCCCGATCGCAAGGGCGAAGGCATGACGTTCGCCGGGTACGACGAAGTCGAATTCGCCTACGCCCAAGGCATCGTCGACTTGCACGCCAAGATCAAGATGCGACTGCCCAAGCACCAGCGTCTGAAAACGGAAGAGAACGACGCCAAGTACGGCGCGATCATCGAAACCACGCCGGGCCGCGTTCGGTTCAACGAAATGTTGCCCGACGGCATGGATTTCTACAACCGCGCGATGCGCAGCGGCGACTTGGCCAGCGCGATCAGCGACTGTTACCAACGACTCGGCCGTCGCCCGACGATCCACCTGCTCGATGACATGATGCAGATGGGCTTCCGCGAGTCGACGCGAAGTGGTCTGTCGTTTGCAACCGACGACTTGGTCACGCCGGAATCCAAGGTCGGCTTTATCAAGGAAGCGGAAAAAGAGGTGATGCGTCTGAAGAAGGCGTACGACCGCGGTCAAATGGCCGACGACGAACGCTACAACATGGTGCTCGACGAATGGACCAAGGCGCGGGAATTGATCACGACCGACATGATGGCCGCGATGGAATCCGACGTGCGAAAGGGCGGTTGGTACATCAACCCCGTCTTCTTGATGAGTCACTCGGGTGCTCGTGGTGGTATCGCCCAGATCCGCCAGTTGGCCGGGATGCGTGGTCTGATGGCCAAGCCGACGGGTGAGATCATCGAGACGCCGATTAAGGCGAACTTCCGCGAAGGGCTGTCGGTACTGGAGTACTTCAGTTCCACGCACGGTGCCCGCAAGGGTCTGGCCGACACGGCATTGAAGACCGCCGACAGCGGTTACCTGACTCGGAAACTGGCCGACGTCGCGCAGAACGTCGTCATCACCATGGACGATTGCGGCACCACCCAGGGCATCACCAAGGGGGTCGTCTATCGCGGTGAAAAAGTCGAAGTTCGCTTGGCCGATTCGATCAACGGTCGCGTCAGCCGAAAATCGATCGTCAATCCGGTGACCGACGAAGTCGTGGTCGGCGAAAGCGAAATGATCACGCCCGAGATCGCTCGCAAGATCGAGCAAATGGGCTTGGAAAAACTGCAAGTCCGTTCGCCGATGACCTGCGACGCTCCCCTGGGGGTTTGCCGCCGTTGTTACGGGATGGACATGTCGACCGGTGCCATGGTTGAAGAAGGCATGGCGGTCGGGATCATCGCCGCACAGTCGATCGGCGAGCCCGGCACGCAATTGACGATGCGTACGTTCCACATCGGTGGTTCGGTCAGCAAAGCGATGCAGGAATCCGACATCAAGAGCAAGAAGGCCGGTGAGGTTCGATTGACGCGAATCCGTGCGGTCGAAAACGCCGAAGGTCGCAAGGTCGTTCTGACGCGTAACGGTGAAATCGCCCTGGTCGATGATCGCGGTCGAGAATTCGAAAGCTATCCGATCCCGACCGGGTCGATGCTGATGGTCGAAGACGGCCAAAAGGTCAAACCGGGCGAAACGCTATGCGAGTGGAATCCCTACTCGGTGCCGATCCTTTCGGAAGTCTCCGGTAAGGTCCGTTTCGAAGACATCGTCGAAGGCGAAACGGTTCGATCGGAAAAAGAAGCCAGCGGTAAGATGCGAATGGTCGTCGTCGATCACAAGGGTGACCTGCACCCCCAGATCGTCGTCGAAGACAACACCGGCAAGGCGTTGAACGTTCAGTTTCTGCCGGAAAAAGCGACCATCTCCGTCGTCGACGGACAGGACATCGTGCCCGGTAACGTGCTTGCCGAAATGCCCCGCGACAGCGGCGGTGTTTCCGACATCACCGGCGGTTTGCCACGGGTCACCGAGATCTTCGAGGCTCGCAAGCCGAAGGATCCCGCGATCATCGCCGAAGTCGACGGTGAAGTGGAAATCATGCCCGAAAAGAAGCGTGGCAAGACGACCGTCATCGTCCGCAGCGAATCGGGCATCGAACGCGAACACTTGATCCCGACCGGGAAGCACTTCCTGGTGCACACCGGCGATATGGTCAAAGCTGGCCAGTCCATCGTCGATGGGCCGCTGGTTCCGCACGACATTCTGCGGGTTTCCGGTGAAGAAGCAGTGCAGCAGTACCTGCTGCACGAAATCCAACAGGTCTATCAATCGCAGAAGGTCGAGATCAACGACAAGCACTGCGAGATCATCATCGCGCGGATGTTGCGGAAGGTGAAGGTCGAGTCGCCCGGCGACACCAGCCTGTTGCCCGGATTGGTGATCGACCGGTTCCAGTTCCGTCACGCCAATCAAGAGCTGTCCAAGTGCATCAAGATCGCCAATGCCGGCGATAGTGACTACACCGAAGGCATGATCATTCCGAAGGATCTGTTCGAAGAAACCAACGCCAAGATCGAAGCCGAGGGCGGCACGCCGATGAAGGGCAAGCGGCCCAAGAAGGCGACTGCCAGCACCCAGTTGCTGGGGATCACCAAGGCGGCCGTTCAGTCGAACTCGTTCATCTCGGCGGCGTCGTTCCAGGAAACCACCAAGGTTTTGACCGAGGCCGCGTTGGCGGGCAAGGTCGACAAGCTGGTCGGATTGAAAGAGAACGTCATCCTGGGACACCTGATCCCAGCCGGTACCGGGTTCCGCTTGTTCCAAGAATCGGAAGTCAACTACCGTCGCGAAGCACTCGAAGCGTTGGCCGAAGCCCCCGTGCAAAGCCTGGAAGAACAGTTCCCGCTGTTGGAAGCCGGCGACGACGTTCTGGGGCCCGGGAGTCCGGTCGATCAAGGTTCGAGCGAAGCCGAAGCGGCGATGCAACAATTGATGAACGATCCGACGCCTGCGACGCCCGATTCGGATGCAAGCGGTCAACCGCCGGTTTCCGACGGTGACGGGGGGACGGTTCTGGGCGAGTAA